The region TAACGGGACGACCCGCCTCGAGGCTCTTGTGCATCACGGCCGCGCCGGTCGGCTCGACACCGTACACCTTCACTGATGGCCGCGCTTCCTTGATCGCCACCGCCACGCCGCCAATCAGTCCACCGCCGCCGATCGGGACGATGACGTCGTCGAACTCGTCGAGCTGATCGAGAATCTCGAGCCCCACAGTGCCCTGGCCGGCCATGATCGCGTCGTCGTCGAACGGATGCACGAAGGTGAGCGACCGTTCGATCGACAGCTCGTGCGCGCGGGTGAACGCCTCGAGTCCACTCGAGCCGTGCAGCACGACTTCGGCGCCATAGCCGCGGCTCGCGTCGACCTTGGTGCGCGACGCAGTCGTCGGCATGACGACGGTGCACTGCACGCCCGCATCCCGTGAGGCCCACGCCAGCGCCTGCGCATGATTGCCGGCCGACACCGTGATGACGCCGCGCGAGCGCGCCGCGTCGTCGAGCGACGCGAGCCGATTGAGCGCGCCGCGGACCTTGAACGAGCCGGTCTTCTGCAGCGACTCGCACTTGTGATACAGCACCGCACCGACGCGCGCACCAAGTCGAGTTGCCGAGAACACCGGCGTATGGTGGACGCGATCGCCGAT is a window of Gemmatimonadaceae bacterium DNA encoding:
- a CDS encoding threonine/serine dehydratase — its product is MLSLSDIRSARERIGDRVHHTPVFSATRLGARVGAVLYHKCESLQKTGSFKVRGALNRLASLDDAARSRGVITVSAGNHAQALAWASRDAGVQCTVVMPTTASRTKVDASRGYGAEVVLHGSSGLEAFTRAHELSIERSLTFVHPFDDDAIMAGQGTVGLEILDQLDEFDDVIVPIGGGGLIGGVAVAIKEARPSVKVYGVEPTGAAVMHKSLEAGRPVRLESMKTIADGLAAPMAGDLTLPIVQRYVDEIVLVDDDEIMRAMSELLFSTKLLAEGAGAAATAAVLSGKIPVGGRRVVAVMSGGNVDPARVRELLQ